One genomic window of Leptotrichia shahii includes the following:
- a CDS encoding IS630 transposase-related protein, translating to MAYEKDYRKRILNFYYENGKTKTLFQFNISSSTLYGWIKLKNETGDLSSRTRKRKFKVLDSEKLDEYMKNPKNADKYIREIAKDFGCGKETVRAALKKLEYTRKKIDKIQGAGREKSKYIFKKIIRSRFRQRNNLY from the coding sequence ATGGCATATGAAAAAGATTATAGGAAAAGAATTTTAAATTTTTATTACGAAAATGGAAAAACAAAAACATTATTTCAGTTCAACATAAGTTCCAGCACATTGTACGGATGGATAAAACTTAAGAATGAAACAGGAGATCTTTCATCAAGAACACGGAAAAGAAAATTTAAGGTGCTTGATTCTGAAAAACTTGATGAATATATGAAAAATCCAAAGAATGCAGATAAATACATCCGTGAAATAGCAAAGGATTTTGGCTGTGGAAAGGAGACAGTGAGAGCAGCACTGAAAAAATTAGAATACACAAGAAAAAAAATAGACAAAATACAGGGAGCAGGACGAGAAAAAAGTAAATATATATTTAAAAAAATTATCAGAAGCAGGTTCAGGCAGAGAAACAATCTATATTGA
- a CDS encoding transposase: MDETGFDEYYYREYGWSKRGISIEGKKRGLRYSRINLVAGKIGNALIGSMIYRETMESEFFEEWFREIFLRDIEKLGKKVLIVMDNARFHRKNILEKIIKGTGHCRLFLPPYSSDLNPIEKL; encoded by the coding sequence ATTGATGAAACAGGCTTTGACGAATATTACTACCGTGAATACGGCTGGAGTAAGAGGGGAATATCTATTGAAGGGAAGAAAAGAGGATTAAGATATTCAAGAATAAATCTGGTTGCTGGAAAAATAGGGAATGCACTGATAGGAAGCATGATATACAGGGAAACAATGGAAAGTGAATTTTTTGAAGAGTGGTTCAGGGAAATATTTTTAAGAGATATTGAAAAATTAGGGAAGAAAGTTCTAATAGTGATGGATAATGCGAGATTTCATAGAAAGAATATATTAGAAAAGATAATTAAGGGAACGGGGCATTGTCGATTATTTCTTCCGCCGTATTCATCGGATTTAAATCCAATAGAAAAATTATGA
- a CDS encoding PTS fructose transporter subunit IIABC translates to MKISDLLIKDRISLDVKSTTKVDIIKELARLHEKTGVLNDYDGYVEALMAREAQSSTGIGEGIAIPHAKTKYVKKPALAMGRKPEGIDYDSLDGEPATLFFMIAAPDGANNTHIETLARLSQLLLDDDFKEALENAKTADEVLEIINKAEAEKFTEEEKKEAITAQAPSDENAPYIIAATACPTGIAHTYMAAEALKKAADEMGINIKVETNGADGRKNVLTDGDIKKATGVILAINRNIEVDRFDGKPLIQVEAKEGINNAKALIQQVLDGKAPIFHASGSKTADSSESSSSEKKGLYKHLLSGVSYMLPLVISGGILIALAFLVDTLSGNGGAGAEYGSKAPLAKMLKDIGGQAFGLFVPVLAGYIAYSISERAALAAGLVAGAIATAGGSGFIGALLGGFLAGYVVQGLVKALSGMPRSLSGLKMILLYPVLSVLITGVAMVLVINPFAAIINNGLNAWLNGMSGSSAVLLGAVLGGMMAIDMGGPVNKAAYVFGSGTLAATMTSGGSLPMAAVMAGGMVPPIAIALASTIFKNKFTEQEREAGLTNYIMGFSFITEGAIPYAAADPTRVIPASVIGSATAGALTGLFNIKIPAPHGGILVMALSNNFFLYLLAVIIGSIVSAFALGALKPVIKKD, encoded by the coding sequence ATGAAAATATCTGACTTACTAATCAAAGATAGAATTAGTCTAGATGTAAAATCTACAACTAAAGTTGACATAATTAAAGAACTTGCCAGATTGCACGAAAAAACAGGTGTTCTGAATGATTATGACGGATATGTAGAGGCATTGATGGCTAGAGAAGCTCAAAGCTCAACTGGAATTGGTGAAGGAATCGCAATTCCACATGCTAAGACAAAATATGTAAAAAAACCTGCACTCGCAATGGGTAGAAAACCAGAAGGAATTGACTATGATTCATTAGACGGAGAACCTGCAACATTGTTCTTTATGATTGCCGCTCCAGATGGTGCAAATAACACTCATATTGAAACACTTGCAAGATTATCACAATTATTATTGGATGATGATTTCAAGGAAGCTCTTGAAAATGCAAAGACAGCTGATGAAGTACTGGAAATCATTAATAAGGCTGAAGCAGAAAAATTTACAGAAGAGGAAAAGAAAGAGGCTATAACCGCACAAGCTCCGTCTGACGAAAATGCTCCTTACATAATCGCAGCAACAGCTTGTCCAACAGGAATTGCCCATACTTATATGGCAGCAGAAGCACTAAAAAAAGCAGCTGATGAAATGGGAATAAACATAAAAGTTGAAACAAACGGTGCAGACGGTAGAAAAAATGTTTTAACTGATGGAGATATTAAAAAAGCAACTGGTGTAATTTTGGCAATTAACAGAAATATCGAAGTTGACAGATTTGATGGAAAGCCATTAATCCAAGTAGAAGCAAAAGAAGGAATTAACAACGCAAAAGCATTAATCCAACAAGTTTTAGATGGAAAAGCTCCTATTTTCCATGCAAGCGGTTCAAAAACTGCAGATTCTTCTGAATCATCTTCATCTGAGAAAAAAGGGCTTTACAAACACTTATTAAGTGGAGTTTCATATATGCTTCCGTTAGTAATAAGTGGAGGAATTTTGATAGCACTAGCATTTTTAGTTGATACATTATCTGGTAATGGTGGAGCTGGAGCAGAATATGGTTCTAAAGCACCGCTAGCTAAAATGTTAAAAGATATTGGCGGACAGGCATTTGGATTGTTTGTTCCAGTATTAGCTGGATATATTGCTTACAGTATTAGTGAAAGAGCGGCATTAGCAGCAGGACTAGTTGCAGGAGCTATTGCAACAGCTGGTGGTTCTGGATTTATTGGTGCGTTGCTTGGTGGATTTTTAGCTGGATATGTTGTACAAGGTTTAGTAAAAGCATTATCAGGTATGCCAAGATCTTTAAGCGGATTGAAAATGATATTATTATATCCTGTTTTATCAGTATTAATCACAGGTGTAGCAATGGTACTTGTTATAAATCCATTTGCAGCAATAATTAACAATGGTTTAAATGCTTGGTTAAATGGAATGTCTGGTTCAAGTGCTGTTCTATTAGGTGCAGTTCTTGGTGGAATGATGGCTATTGATATGGGAGGGCCTGTAAATAAGGCAGCTTATGTATTTGGTTCTGGAACATTGGCAGCTACAATGACATCTGGCGGAAGTTTACCAATGGCAGCAGTTATGGCAGGTGGAATGGTTCCTCCAATTGCAATCGCATTAGCATCAACAATCTTTAAAAATAAATTTACAGAACAAGAAAGAGAGGCTGGACTTACAAATTACATTATGGGATTCTCATTCATCACAGAAGGTGCAATTCCTTATGCGGCAGCAGATCCAACAAGAGTTATTCCAGCAAGTGTCATAGGTTCAGCAACTGCAGGAGCATTGACAGGTTTATTCAACATAAAAATTCCTGCTCCACACGGTGGAATCCTAGTAATGGCATTGAGTAACAATTTCTTCTTATACTTATTAGCAGTTATTATTGGAAGTATTGTTTCAGCCTTTGCTTTAGGAGCATTAAAACCTGTTATAAAGAAAGACTAA
- the pfkB gene encoding 1-phosphofructokinase has protein sequence MIYTLTLNPALDYDMYLKDDLRAEHLNLAHKVNYRAGGKGINVSKVLKNLDVESIAIGFVAGFVGDFIVRDLKKDNIKSEFVELEGNTRINVKVNGNDKETELTGVSPEITKEKLQELTNKISDLKDGDILVLSGSIPSSISSKIYKQLSENVKANVEIVLDTRGNLLQDNIHNNLFVKPNIHELREMFNEKLETKAEIVEKCKFFLDRGVKNVILSRGGEGALLVNKDFVLEASVPKGQLINSIGAGDSMVAGFTAGFVKGLSPEDSFRLAVASGSATAYSYGLAEKDLVDKLYDEIEISKETF, from the coding sequence TTGCGGGCAGAACATTTGAATCTTGCTCACAAAGTAAATTATAGAGCTGGCGGAAAAGGGATTAATGTTTCTAAAGTATTGAAAAATCTGGATGTGGAATCTATAGCGATTGGATTTGTTGCTGGATTTGTTGGAGATTTTATTGTCAGAGATTTGAAAAAGGATAACATTAAATCTGAATTTGTGGAACTTGAAGGAAACACTAGAATTAATGTAAAGGTTAATGGGAATGACAAGGAAACTGAACTTACCGGAGTTTCACCAGAAATTACAAAGGAAAAATTGCAGGAACTAACTAACAAAATTTCTGATTTAAAAGATGGAGATATACTTGTTTTATCTGGAAGCATCCCATCTTCAATCAGCAGCAAAATTTATAAGCAATTATCTGAAAATGTAAAAGCAAATGTGGAAATTGTGCTTGATACAAGAGGAAATTTACTGCAAGACAATATTCACAATAATCTTTTTGTTAAGCCGAATATTCATGAACTAAGAGAAATGTTTAACGAAAAATTGGAAACAAAGGCTGAAATCGTAGAAAAATGTAAATTCTTTTTAGACAGAGGAGTTAAAAATGTCATTTTATCTAGAGGTGGCGAAGGTGCATTGCTTGTAAACAAGGACTTTGTGCTGGAAGCATCTGTTCCAAAAGGGCAATTAATTAACTCAATTGGTGCTGGAGATTCTATGGTTGCAGGGTTTACTGCAGGATTTGTAAAGGGGCTTTCTCCAGAAGATTCATTTAGATTAGCAGTCGCTTCAGGAAGTGCTACAGCTTATTCTTATGGGCTTGCAGAAAAGGATTTAGTAGATAAATTATATGATGAAATTGAAATTTCAAAGGAAACTTTTTAA